From a region of the Acidobacteriota bacterium genome:
- the guaA gene encoding glutamine-hydrolyzing GMP synthase, whose product MTRQTILVLDFGSQYTQLIARRLRELSVYSEIVPFSTSGEAVRARGPAGVILSGGPSSLSDADAPRCDPAIFSCGVPVLGICYGMQAMTAALGGDVGHAPEREYGHAAVAVREAGGLFDGVPPEIRVWASHGDVVNAAPPGFSVVATSSNAPVAGMTDAARGLYALLFHPEVAHTEHGARILSNFAAGICGCRGDWTMASFADEATARIRAQVGARGRVVCGLSGGVDSTVAALLVHRAIGDRLTCIFVDNGLLRLNEAAQVAERFSSRMSLPLVCEDASERFVGALAGVTDPERKRKIIGSTFIDVFESVAARLGSFHFLAQGTLYPDVIESVSIVGPSVAIKSHHNVGGLPERLRFSLVEPLRELFKDEVRQLGRELGLDDEFVWRQPFPGPGLAVRILGEVTPRRLDLLRRADAVVAEEVRRAGLYRRLWQSFAVLLPLRTVGVMGDERTYEHTVAIRAVESRDGMTADWARLPTDLLAAISSRIVNEVRGINRVVYDISSKPPSTIEWE is encoded by the coding sequence GTGACCCGTCAGACCATCCTGGTTCTCGATTTCGGCTCCCAGTACACGCAACTCATCGCCCGCCGTCTTCGCGAGTTGTCCGTCTATTCGGAGATCGTGCCGTTCAGCACCTCGGGGGAGGCCGTTCGGGCCCGCGGCCCGGCCGGCGTCATCCTGTCGGGTGGGCCGTCGAGCCTGTCGGATGCCGACGCGCCGCGGTGCGATCCTGCAATCTTCTCGTGCGGTGTTCCGGTGCTCGGCATCTGCTACGGCATGCAGGCGATGACCGCGGCTCTCGGCGGCGACGTCGGCCATGCTCCGGAACGCGAGTACGGGCATGCCGCGGTGGCGGTGCGGGAGGCGGGCGGCCTGTTCGACGGCGTTCCGCCCGAGATACGCGTGTGGGCCAGCCACGGCGATGTGGTGAACGCGGCCCCGCCGGGATTCTCGGTCGTCGCCACCAGCTCCAACGCACCGGTTGCCGGCATGACCGATGCCGCACGCGGCCTCTACGCCCTGCTGTTTCACCCCGAGGTCGCGCACACCGAGCATGGCGCGCGCATTCTCTCCAATTTCGCCGCCGGGATCTGCGGCTGCCGCGGCGACTGGACGATGGCCTCTTTCGCCGACGAGGCGACCGCGAGAATCCGCGCGCAGGTCGGCGCCCGAGGCCGGGTGGTATGCGGGTTGAGCGGCGGTGTCGACTCGACGGTGGCGGCGCTGCTCGTTCACCGCGCCATCGGTGATCGCCTGACGTGCATCTTCGTCGACAACGGCCTGCTGCGGCTGAACGAGGCCGCGCAGGTGGCGGAGCGTTTCTCGAGCCGCATGAGCCTGCCCCTGGTGTGCGAGGACGCATCCGAGCGGTTCGTCGGCGCGCTTGCCGGCGTCACCGATCCCGAACGCAAGCGCAAGATCATCGGCTCGACGTTCATCGACGTCTTCGAGTCGGTCGCCGCCCGGCTGGGCAGCTTCCACTTTCTCGCACAGGGCACGTTGTACCCCGACGTGATCGAGAGCGTGTCGATCGTCGGCCCGTCGGTTGCCATCAAGAGCCATCACAACGTGGGGGGGCTGCCGGAGCGCCTGCGGTTCTCGCTGGTCGAGCCGCTGCGCGAGCTGTTCAAGGACGAGGTCAGACAGCTCGGCCGGGAGCTGGGCCTCGACGACGAGTTCGTCTGGCGTCAGCCGTTTCCGGGCCCCGGTCTCGCGGTGCGCATCCTGGGGGAGGTGACGCCACGCCGTCTCGATCTCCTCCGGCGGGCGGATGCCGTTGTGGCGGAGGAGGTCCGCCGGGCGGGGCTCTACCGCCGGCTCTGGCAGTCGTTCGCGGTGCTGCTGCCGCTCCGCACCGTCGGCGTCATGGGCGACGAGCGGACCTACGAGCACACCGTGGCGATTCGTGCCGTCGAGAGCCGCGACGGCATGACCGCGGACTGGGCTCGTCTGCCGACCGATCTGCTCGCCGCCATCTCGTCGCGCATCGTCAACGAGGTGCGCGGCATCAACCGG